The genomic interval GATCACTGGCACCACCAGGCCTTTTGGGGCAGATACAGCGATAGATATATCGCAAAAATCATTAAACACCATTTCTTCTCCATCAATCATCGCATTTACTGCCGGCCATTCCTGCAGGGCAATACACACTGCTTTGGTAAAGAAAGACATAAAGCCTAAGCCCACATTATATTTTTCCTTGAATTTATCTTTGTATTTAGCCCGCAAATCCATAATCGGCTTCATATCTACTTCATTAAAAGTAGTCAGCATTGCCGTTTCATTCTTTACAGCTACCAGTCTTCTGGAAACAGTTTTACGTAACTGAGTCATTTTCTGCCGACGTTGATTGCGGTTCCCGCCGCCAGATGTTACAGAAGGCTGAGTATTTGCAGCCGGCGCTTTTTCCTGAGTTGGTGCAACCGGAGCTTTAGGCTGTGGCTTCTCTGCCTGCATCGCATCTGCTTTGGTAATCCGGCCATCTACGCCTGTACCTTGTATTTGCTTAGGCTCTACTCCTTTTTCTGCCAGAATTTTTGAAGCGGCTGGTGAAGCATGTCCAGTGGCATACGTAGTAGTTTGCTGATTATCTGCTACTGGTGTTTGCTGGGCAGGTTGTTTTCCAGGTTCCTGGGCATTCTTATTTTCTGCCTGTAATACTTCCTTAGGAGCGGCATAGGCATCTTTATTAGGCGTAACACTTCCGTTGGTAGTAGTTGCTGCACCGCTCGTTTCAATTCTGCAAATCAGATCGCCAATTGCTAAAGTTGTCCCGGCCTGAGCTACAATCCTTAAAACGCCTGATGCTTCAGCCGTGAGTTCAAAAGTAGCTTTGTCTGATTCTATCTCACACAAAACATCATCCAGTTGCACGCTATCGCCATCTTTTTTATTCCAGCTGGCAATGGTAACTTCAGTAATAGATTCGCCAACGGCAGGTACTTTCATGTCAACTA from Rhodocytophaga rosea carries:
- the odhB gene encoding 2-oxoglutarate dehydrogenase complex dihydrolipoyllysine-residue succinyltransferase, giving the protein MSLDVKVPSVGESITEVTIASWHKRDGDSVNAEEVLCELESDKATFELNAETSGILRILVKEGETIPIGTLICRIEEKNGAKPSEPVAEKTVKPAPVPPVTVANPAPVPVEQKTKPMQETTQKTQVVDMKVPAVGESITEVTIASWNKKDGDSVQLDDVLCEIESDKATFELTAEASGVLRIVAQAGTTLAIGDLICRIETSGAATTTNGSVTPNKDAYAAPKEVLQAENKNAQEPGKQPAQQTPVADNQQTTTYATGHASPAASKILAEKGVEPKQIQGTGVDGRITKADAMQAEKPQPKAPVAPTQEKAPAANTQPSVTSGGGNRNQRRQKMTQLRKTVSRRLVAVKNETAMLTTFNEVDMKPIMDLRAKYKDKFKEKYNVGLGFMSFFTKAVCIALQEWPAVNAMIDGEEMVFNDFCDISIAVSAPKGLVVPVIRNAESMTFAQIEAEVIRLATKARDNKLTIEEMTGGTFTITNGGVFGSMMSTPIINAPQSAILGMHNIVERPVAINGQVEIRPMMYVALSYDHRIIDGRESVSFLVRVKQLLEDPSRLLLGI